The DNA sequence TTTTTCTAAACTCTTATCCAATGCATCACCTTGAGTTTCAAAATAAGCCATAACATTATTAATAGTAGTATCATGCTTTTGGAACACATCATCTAAAACACCAACAGACTTTTTAATATCACCTGTAATCTTTTCAACTTTCTTCACAGATCCAGAGGTCTTAGTCAACATAATGTCCGTAGATGTTTCTATTTCTTCAGCAACTCTTCTACTATCATCCAAAGCCTTATTAACAGCTTGGTTTAAATTAGAAACTTGAGAAGAAATAACGTTATCAACCTTCCCTGCATTATCAGAAATCTTATCGAAACTATCTTTAATTTCTTTAAGATCCACAGACAATCTAGCAATGTTATCTTCCGAAGTACTATTAATCTTAGCATCCAACTTTGCAACCAACTCAGATTGTTTCTTCAACTGATTTAAAAACTTCTCATTACTTTCTACAACACCTTCATAAGTAGCTTTAACCTCTCTTGAAAATCTATCAACTTCTTTAAGCTCGCCTTGTAAAGATTCAACTTGAACTTTAATACCAGCTTCAATCATATCAATAAATTCCATACCCTTTTTATCAGAGTGGAAAACTGAAGATAAGAATGAGTAAACATTTTTCTTCTCAGAAGCCGCACTTAAATTTCTTTCTAAATAAAATGAAAGTATCCAAACAAAAAGCATAGGAACTAACACTGCCGAAAGGAAACTACCCAATTCCATAGGCGTCATTTGCATCAGAGGTCTATACCCTAACGAAGTAGAATTTCTCAACCACACTCCTGCAAACACAATCCAAACAAGAGATATAAATGCTGTAAAATAATAAATTCTTACACTTGTTTTAGAAACCTCTTTATTAAAAATAAAGTTAGTATTTTTATTAAACTTTTTATCTTTTTTAACCTCTTTAATTTCCACTACCTTAACTTCTTTCTTTTCTTCTTTTTTCTCAACTTTCTTTTCTTCTTTTTTCTCAACTTTCTTTTCAGATTGCTTTTCTAACTTTCTATCAAATTTAACTTGAGATTTTTGATCAACAATAGAAGCTGCCTCTGCAACTTTTTCCTCAGAGAAAACACTTGGTATAACAACCTTATTTTTCTTGTTAACAAACTCTTTTGAATTCTTTTTGAAATTTCTTTTCTTAGAAGTATTTTTTGGTTTTTTAACGACCTTCGCCATCTCTCTCATTCTCCCATAAAATAAAAAAATAATCTCAACGCAAAATTTATTGAAATATCCTTTAAAACATCCTATACTAAACCATTATATACTAAAGGGAAAAAAAAATAAAGGAAGTTTTATGAAAATTTACATCAGAGATACAGCTCAAAAGAAAAAAGTAGAATTCAAACCACTAGATGAAAATAATGTAAGACTTTACGTATGTGGACCAACAATTTATGATAACATCCACTTAGGAAACACAAGACCTCAAATTATATTTGACACCCTTTTCAGAACATTAAAACATTTTTACCCTACAACTTACGTAAAAAACGTAACAGACGTGGACGACAAAATCATAAAAAGAGCCAACGAAGAAGGAATATCTACAAACGAATTAGTAGATAAATTTTACAACATCTACAAAAGAGATTTAGAAAAAATCAATGTCCTTCCAGCCTCAGTAGAACCAAGAGCAACAGACCACATTCAAGAAATGATAGCCATCATAGAACAACTTATTAAAAATGGTCACGCTTACGCCACTGAAGATGGCAACGTTCTATTCTCAGTAGAAACATATCAAGACTATGGTAAACTATCTCACAGAAAAGTAGAAGACCTTCTAGCAGGCGAAAGAATTGCTATAGAAGAATATAAAAAATCTCCTGCAGATTTCATCCTTTGGAAACCTGCCAAAGAAGGAGAGCCTTATTGGGAAAGCCCTTGGGGTAACGGACGTCCAGGCTGGCACATAGAATGTTCTGCAATGTCATCTAAATACTTAGGAAAAACTTTTGATATCCACGCTGGCGGAAACGACCTTCTATTCCCACACCACGAAAACGAAGTAGCTCAATCAGTTTGCTGCAATGGAAAAGGATCTTTTGCACAATACTGGATGCATAACGGAATGCTAAACGTTAATGGAGAAAAAATGTCTAAATCTCTAGGCAATTTCTTCACACTTAACGAAATTCTAGAAAAATATCACGGAGAAGTAGTAAGATTTTACTTCCTATCAACACACTATCACCAACCAATGAACTGGACTGATGATGGCTTAGAAATAGCTAAGAAAACTTTAGATAAAATCTACAACGCCCTACTTTCAACAAAAGATATTCACATAGATAAATTAGCAAAACCAAGAGAGGACTTCCTTGAAGCTCTTTGTGACGATTTAAA is a window from the Alphaproteobacteria bacterium genome containing:
- the cysS gene encoding cysteine--tRNA ligase encodes the protein MKIYIRDTAQKKKVEFKPLDENNVRLYVCGPTIYDNIHLGNTRPQIIFDTLFRTLKHFYPTTYVKNVTDVDDKIIKRANEEGISTNELVDKFYNIYKRDLEKINVLPASVEPRATDHIQEMIAIIEQLIKNGHAYATEDGNVLFSVETYQDYGKLSHRKVEDLLAGERIAIEEYKKSPADFILWKPAKEGEPYWESPWGNGRPGWHIECSAMSSKYLGKTFDIHAGGNDLLFPHHENEVAQSVCCNGKGSFAQYWMHNGMLNVNGEKMSKSLGNFFTLNEILEKYHGEVVRFYFLSTHYHQPMNWTDDGLEIAKKTLDKIYNALLSTKDIHIDKLAKPREDFLEALCDDLNTPKAISILHEMTTELNKNPNEKIKSELLASADLLGILKADPEKWFTGLESDNSISEDEINKLVQERTDAKKNKDYQLADDIRNKLDKDFGIILEDKPEGTIWKKK